The following are encoded in a window of Geobacter metallireducens GS-15 genomic DNA:
- a CDS encoding ankyrin repeat domain-containing protein, giving the protein MTIRMNGPLLLATLLLAAPAFALTMLPPPDMDHTPLHAAAKECDLATARTWAANPAYRDRKDRNDSTPLSLAAENGCLEVVRLLVESGAKVDAKGAFEQTPLLHAAEQGHAKVVAYLLGKGADVNAWTKKGDTPLILAMRGAFFHRGPEGDPRETLEALLKHGAEVNAAGEYGRTALIWAVRHADARLVWPLLRKGADPSAKDKDGDTAITLAQELKLDYLSQLLKDPKRPDLAILGPNTPLSDAVKRGNAADVVAVLDKGADVNGRFGNGSTALMQAASMGRADMVELLLKRGAQIDAKNGTDFTPLMFAASTGHDEVVKTLLAKGADVNASSLGRPALVFAAMNKHLESVRLLLERGADPDIIIGGTPLLTMAIKDGPAEIAGLLIARGAPVNVVDEGGKTPLMHACEKGDMATVKALLARGGDVNILGKDSEGALTIAIAGGHDGIVRLLLERGATVRTDDLQAAIKARNVSLASRLIDKGADVKDALLTALPKADLEMVKLLVKKGADPNARDYYQKTPLILEAGNWSDANPEVVRHLLEHGADINAQDDKGMSALLMAAGQGNAAVAQVLLAKGADITLTNRDGKTAWLLAAERGDRKMLELLEKAGAGRDYAGMSWTGYDAAMKEPFITVVDDRTQWEDLWKRAFDKPAPIVDFDNFAVACVFLGAEAEWLYSIHFDEPSVKDGVMQITYRLFMNRIAMEAERGFGRPSFGGQYRMEVYAKQKGVTMRIVKGKGEGDYEPLPLTPPPWRE; this is encoded by the coding sequence ATGACTATACGGATGAATGGCCCCCTTCTGCTCGCAACGCTGCTCTTGGCGGCCCCGGCCTTTGCCCTGACCATGCTGCCGCCGCCGGACATGGACCACACCCCCCTCCACGCGGCTGCCAAGGAATGCGATCTGGCAACGGCGCGCACATGGGCCGCCAATCCCGCGTATCGCGACCGGAAAGACCGCAACGACAGCACTCCCCTGTCGCTGGCCGCCGAAAACGGTTGTCTGGAGGTGGTCCGGCTGCTGGTGGAAAGCGGCGCGAAGGTTGACGCGAAAGGGGCGTTTGAGCAAACCCCCCTGCTCCATGCCGCCGAGCAGGGACACGCGAAGGTCGTCGCCTATCTCCTGGGAAAGGGGGCCGATGTCAACGCCTGGACGAAAAAGGGGGATACCCCCCTGATTCTTGCCATGAGGGGAGCGTTTTTCCACAGGGGGCCGGAAGGGGACCCGCGGGAAACCCTCGAAGCCCTTCTGAAGCACGGCGCCGAGGTGAATGCCGCGGGCGAATATGGCCGTACCGCGCTCATCTGGGCCGTGCGGCACGCGGATGCCAGGCTGGTCTGGCCGCTCCTCCGGAAGGGGGCCGATCCCTCCGCAAAGGATAAGGATGGCGACACCGCGATTACCCTGGCCCAGGAGTTGAAGCTCGACTACCTGTCGCAGCTTCTCAAGGATCCGAAGCGGCCCGACCTGGCCATTCTCGGGCCGAATACCCCCCTCTCCGACGCCGTCAAGAGAGGTAACGCGGCTGACGTAGTCGCGGTCCTCGACAAGGGTGCCGACGTCAACGGGCGCTTCGGCAACGGGAGCACGGCCCTCATGCAGGCCGCAAGCATGGGGCGGGCTGACATGGTTGAGCTTCTCCTGAAGAGGGGAGCGCAGATTGACGCCAAAAACGGCACCGATTTCACTCCCCTCATGTTTGCGGCCAGCACTGGCCACGACGAGGTCGTCAAGACCCTCCTGGCCAAGGGGGCCGACGTGAACGCCTCCAGTCTGGGACGGCCGGCCCTGGTTTTCGCGGCCATGAACAAGCATCTGGAGTCTGTTCGGCTCCTGCTGGAGAGGGGGGCCGACCCTGACATCATCATCGGCGGCACCCCGCTGCTGACCATGGCCATCAAGGACGGGCCGGCGGAGATCGCCGGGCTCCTCATTGCCAGAGGGGCACCGGTCAATGTCGTCGACGAAGGGGGGAAGACTCCCCTGATGCATGCCTGCGAGAAGGGGGATATGGCAACGGTCAAGGCCCTCCTTGCCAGGGGGGGCGATGTCAACATCCTGGGGAAGGATTCCGAGGGGGCGCTGACTATCGCCATTGCCGGAGGGCATGACGGGATCGTTCGCCTGCTCTTGGAGCGGGGCGCTACCGTGCGTACCGACGATTTGCAGGCGGCCATCAAGGCCCGTAACGTTTCCCTCGCCTCCCGGCTCATCGACAAGGGGGCCGATGTGAAGGATGCGCTCCTCACGGCCCTTCCCAAGGCCGATCTGGAGATGGTTAAGCTTCTGGTGAAGAAGGGGGCCGACCCGAACGCCCGGGATTACTACCAGAAGACCCCCCTTATCCTGGAGGCGGGGAACTGGTCCGACGCCAACCCCGAGGTGGTGCGCCATCTCCTGGAGCACGGTGCCGACATCAACGCCCAGGACGACAAGGGGATGAGCGCCCTGCTGATGGCGGCGGGGCAGGGAAACGCGGCCGTGGCCCAGGTCCTGCTGGCCAAGGGGGCCGACATCACCCTCACGAACAGGGACGGAAAAACCGCCTGGCTCCTGGCTGCGGAGCGGGGCGATCGGAAGATGCTGGAGCTTCTGGAAAAAGCGGGCGCGGGGCGGGACTATGCCGGCATGTCCTGGACAGGGTACGACGCCGCCATGAAGGAGCCGTTCATCACGGTGGTGGACGACCGCACCCAGTGGGAGGATCTCTGGAAGCGGGCCTTTGACAAGCCGGCGCCCATCGTCGATTTCGATAACTTCGCCGTGGCCTGCGTCTTTTTGGGGGCCGAGGCGGAGTGGCTCTACTCCATCCACTTCGATGAGCCCTCTGTGAAGGATGGGGTGATGCAGATCACCTATCGGCTGTTTATGAACAGGATTGCCATGGAAGCGGAGCGCGGTTTCGGCCGCCCCTCCTTCGGTGGCCAGTACCGCATGGAGGTCTACGCAAAGCAGAAGGGTGTCACCATGCGGATCGTGAAGGGGAAGGGGGAAGGCGATTATGAACCGCTGCCGCTTACGCCTCCTCCTTGGCGGGAGTGA